A genomic region of Enterococcus sp. 12C11_DIV0727 contains the following coding sequences:
- a CDS encoding Cof-type HAD-IIB family hydrolase: protein MIKAIFFDIDGTLVNKNAKALESTKQAIALAQEQGIICGVATGRGPVHLSQQIDELNLDVFVTYNGQLVYTKDETIRADHFPEETLKRIVTFSDDYHRQIMFGSRKSLEGSSLMRFGQKKWAKKLSRFLPKRFPVTIAKNLVSRFSIHRKDQRYFDLAILKEPIYQCVLLSAKSEESFLKEQLEGCHLTRSNPYTVDIIPAGGSKLVGIKRCAEHFNLSLDEVMAFGDSWNDLEMLSHVGYGVAMGNAEEEIKKAAKYVTKSNEEDGIYQALSHYDVIR, encoded by the coding sequence ATGATAAAAGCTATTTTCTTTGATATCGATGGCACGCTAGTGAATAAAAATGCTAAAGCTTTGGAGTCAACAAAACAGGCAATTGCATTAGCGCAAGAACAAGGAATCATTTGCGGTGTTGCGACAGGTCGAGGACCCGTTCATTTAAGCCAGCAGATAGATGAATTGAATCTGGATGTTTTTGTTACGTATAATGGCCAGTTGGTTTATACAAAGGACGAAACGATTCGAGCAGATCATTTTCCTGAGGAGACATTAAAAAGGATCGTAACATTTTCAGATGACTATCATCGCCAAATCATGTTTGGTTCAAGAAAGAGTTTGGAAGGCAGTTCTCTGATGCGCTTTGGGCAAAAAAAATGGGCCAAAAAGCTGTCCCGGTTTTTACCAAAGCGTTTTCCTGTGACAATCGCCAAAAATTTAGTCAGTCGCTTTTCTATCCACAGAAAAGATCAACGTTATTTTGATTTGGCCATATTAAAAGAACCAATCTATCAATGCGTTCTTTTGAGTGCCAAATCAGAGGAAAGCTTTTTAAAAGAACAACTGGAAGGTTGCCATTTGACTCGATCTAACCCATACACTGTAGATATTATTCCAGCAGGGGGGTCAAAATTAGTTGGGATAAAGCGCTGTGCTGAACATTTTAACCTCTCATTAGATGAAGTGATGGCATTTGGTGATAGCTGGAACGATCTGGAAATGCTGAGTCATGTCGGCTATGGTGTAGCGATGGGAAATGCTGAGGAAGAGATCAAAAAGGCCGCTAAGTATGTAACAAAAAGTAATGAAGAAGACGGTATTTACCAAGCGTTGAGTCATTATGATGTGATCCGTTAG
- a CDS encoding PTS sugar transporter subunit IIC → MNKIEALINDRLMPIAIKIQNSQYMSAISDGFSMILPITMLGAIFTLVSSMQFEWYQNFLKATGLATILSYPSKVTTDLIAVYVVCAIVYNLTIKFGFKKDAFFAALISLVMFVLLLPSGVNNQLETGEIVFVENVIGTEYLGAKGMFMGIILGIVIPIIYCGVIKRGIIIKMPESVPPTIAKSFASIAPAFILTGLFSCIRFGFEMTSYGDANNFIYAILGGPLQTLGNSPWSFILLIIVAQLLWFFGIYGYMIIRLILQTVFIPLSLMNLATFEAGEQLPNVITYQHYGTYASLGGSGALLGLAMLMAFTAKSERYKKLGKMALPATFFGINEPVIFGIPIVLNTIFVIPFVVGPIIMFVIPHLLQVFHVIETFSVS, encoded by the coding sequence ATGAATAAAATCGAAGCACTAATTAATGATCGATTGATGCCCATTGCAATTAAAATTCAAAATAGTCAATATATGAGCGCAATCTCTGATGGTTTCTCAATGATTTTACCGATCACAATGCTAGGAGCTATTTTTACACTAGTGTCTAGTATGCAATTTGAATGGTATCAGAATTTTTTAAAAGCAACAGGCTTAGCCACTATTCTAAGCTATCCGTCAAAGGTCACGACAGATTTGATCGCCGTGTATGTTGTCTGTGCTATTGTTTACAATTTAACGATTAAGTTCGGGTTTAAAAAAGATGCTTTCTTTGCTGCTCTGATCTCATTAGTTATGTTTGTTCTTTTGCTACCTAGTGGCGTAAACAATCAATTGGAAACTGGGGAAATAGTTTTTGTTGAGAATGTTATCGGAACAGAGTATTTAGGGGCAAAAGGGATGTTTATGGGCATTATTTTAGGGATTGTTATTCCAATCATCTATTGTGGTGTGATTAAACGTGGAATCATCATCAAAATGCCAGAAAGTGTTCCGCCGACGATTGCAAAATCGTTTGCTTCTATCGCACCAGCTTTTATTCTTACAGGACTATTTTCATGTATACGCTTTGGATTTGAAATGACTTCATATGGAGATGCCAATAATTTTATTTATGCTATTTTAGGTGGTCCATTACAAACATTGGGAAACAGCCCTTGGTCATTTATCCTTTTAATCATTGTAGCGCAGCTTTTATGGTTTTTTGGGATTTATGGATATATGATCATTCGTCTTATATTACAAACCGTTTTTATTCCGCTAAGTTTGATGAATCTGGCGACTTTTGAAGCAGGCGAGCAATTACCAAATGTGATCACTTATCAACATTACGGAACTTATGCAAGCTTAGGTGGTTCAGGTGCTTTATTAGGATTAGCTATGCTGATGGCTTTTACAGCAAAAAGTGAACGCTATAAAAAGTTAGGGAAAATGGCATTGCCAGCAACGTTTTTTGGTATCAATGAACCAGTTATCTTCGGAATACCAATAGTGTTGAATACGATTTTCGTGATTCCTTTTGTAGTAGGACCAATCATAATGTTTGTGATCCCGCATTTGCTTCAAGTGTTTCATGTGATTGAAACGTTCTCAGTATCATGA
- a CDS encoding acyl-ACP thioesterase domain-containing protein, which yields MAKKFTTPYEVAYYDGDITRKMTIPSMLAVVIKTSEEQSDALDRGSDFVSSFGLGWVITNYEIQITRLPKVGEKIAVTTQAIAYNKYFCYRNFWIHDEQGQECVLIKSTFVLMDKVNRKMSSVLPEIIEPYESEKIKKIYRSEKIEKVENGEFSPYRVRYFDIDGNQHVNNAIYFNWMLDVLGYDFLSTHEPTYINVKFDKEVEYGQVVESHYEVLDTDEGKTTKHEIQIEGQIYCEANMKWKENE from the coding sequence GTGGCAAAAAAATTTACGACCCCATATGAAGTAGCTTATTACGATGGCGATATTACGAGAAAAATGACGATTCCGTCAATGCTAGCCGTTGTGATCAAAACATCCGAAGAACAAAGTGATGCCTTAGATCGAGGAAGTGACTTTGTTTCGTCATTTGGGCTAGGCTGGGTTATTACCAATTATGAAATCCAGATCACGCGTTTACCTAAAGTTGGGGAAAAAATTGCTGTGACAACACAAGCAATCGCCTATAATAAATATTTTTGTTATCGAAACTTTTGGATTCATGATGAACAAGGTCAGGAATGTGTCTTGATCAAGTCGACATTTGTGTTAATGGATAAAGTAAATCGCAAAATGAGTAGCGTCTTACCTGAAATTATTGAACCGTACGAAAGTGAAAAAATCAAGAAAATTTACCGCAGTGAAAAAATCGAAAAAGTAGAAAATGGCGAGTTTTCTCCTTATCGCGTACGGTATTTTGATATTGATGGGAATCAGCATGTAAACAATGCCATTTACTTCAATTGGATGCTAGATGTATTAGGCTATGATTTTCTGAGCACTCATGAGCCGACCTATATCAATGTGAAATTTGATAAAGAAGTCGAGTATGGTCAAGTTGTCGAAAGTCATTATGAAGTCCTTGATACAGACGAAGGTAAAACAACGAAACATGAAATCCAAATTGAGGGTCAAATCTATTGTGAAGCGAATATGAAATGGAAAGAAAACGAATAA
- a CDS encoding ABC transporter — translation MNKTQLLELTRVNLRYANPQVTDRARRKGKSGKALTRALINQYLLSGVLFLFIYGATMFLIDFSQMPGFFTYYVALFSILAFSQGISVIYNVFFESQDLPAYLPLPFKQSTIFSAKILVVALTVTPFVFPMFVVFLLTGWRAGIFLPVTIILAVLLFLLVLATVFAVCCLIVFGLTRTKFFKEHKKIVTSLLLGISMTIAIVGIIFMNGQSSYSETGQMDRSPITILLPLFQIVANPFSTSGLLSLAGLLGIFLVLMFAVKLLILPKLYEQLTDATTAKGAQRRKYKANQNLGQLLINYNKQLLKEPNLIMQVLSNSLLMPVIFIVTFAIGGSLNLSHLDFRFIGVVFLGGIALAWMTINQTSFISNLISLDQENFHFVRSLPISMSKYMQKKFLVGLVIQFILTGGIALIGSCLFRLPLLFGISFVAGALLGSYLLCLRFFARDYRFILLEWTSISQLFNRGAGNTGLVLTMLGSIFGSLIILVIYGFAAMYLPFWPLTLGVLILIVLVTIFWVRYYRKNFWTNFD, via the coding sequence ATGAATAAAACACAGCTGCTTGAATTGACTCGAGTGAATTTACGTTATGCCAACCCGCAAGTGACCGATCGCGCTCGAAGAAAAGGCAAAAGTGGAAAAGCGCTGACACGAGCCTTGATCAATCAGTATTTGCTTTCTGGTGTTCTATTTTTGTTCATCTATGGCGCCACAATGTTTCTGATTGATTTTAGTCAAATGCCAGGGTTCTTTACTTATTATGTCGCTTTATTTAGCATTTTAGCTTTCTCGCAAGGAATCTCGGTCATTTACAATGTCTTCTTTGAAAGTCAGGATTTACCAGCTTATCTCCCTTTGCCATTTAAACAAAGTACGATTTTTTCCGCAAAAATTTTGGTAGTTGCTTTAACAGTTACACCATTTGTTTTTCCAATGTTTGTCGTATTCTTGCTGACTGGTTGGCGAGCAGGGATTTTTCTACCAGTAACGATCATTCTAGCTGTTTTGCTTTTTTTATTAGTTTTAGCTACGGTATTTGCAGTTTGTTGTTTGATCGTCTTTGGCTTAACTCGGACTAAATTTTTCAAAGAGCATAAAAAAATCGTAACTAGTTTATTGTTAGGTATCTCAATGACGATTGCAATCGTTGGGATCATTTTTATGAATGGTCAAAGTTCTTACTCCGAAACAGGTCAAATGGATCGAAGTCCGATCACTATTTTATTGCCCTTGTTTCAGATTGTCGCTAATCCATTTTCTACATCAGGGTTGCTTAGTCTTGCAGGTTTACTTGGCATTTTTTTAGTTTTGATGTTTGCTGTTAAGCTGTTGATTTTGCCAAAGCTTTACGAGCAGTTAACAGATGCAACGACAGCCAAAGGTGCCCAACGTCGGAAATATAAAGCAAATCAAAATTTAGGCCAGCTACTAATAAATTATAATAAACAATTATTGAAAGAACCCAACTTAATTATGCAAGTATTGTCAAATTCTTTACTGATGCCAGTTATTTTTATCGTTACATTTGCAATCGGCGGCTCATTGAATTTAAGTCATTTAGATTTCCGTTTTATTGGGGTGGTCTTTTTAGGTGGCATTGCATTAGCTTGGATGACGATCAATCAAACTTCATTTATCAGTAATTTGATTTCTCTGGATCAAGAAAATTTTCATTTTGTACGGTCTTTGCCGATCTCAATGTCCAAGTATATGCAGAAAAAATTTTTGGTGGGATTGGTTATTCAATTTATTTTAACTGGCGGAATCGCATTGATCGGCAGTTGCCTCTTCCGATTACCACTACTTTTTGGCATTAGTTTCGTTGCAGGTGCCTTATTAGGGAGTTATCTGCTTTGTCTACGATTTTTTGCAAGAGACTATCGCTTTATTTTATTGGAATGGACCAGTATCAGCCAATTATTTAATCGTGGTGCAGGAAATACAGGGTTAGTTTTGACGATGTTGGGGTCAATTTTTGGTAGCTTGATTATTTTAGTGATTTATGGTTTTGCCGCTATGTATCTACCATTTTGGCCGCTCACATTAGGGGTTTTAATACTAATTGTGCTTGTAACTATTTTCTGGGTCCGTTACTATCGGAAAAATTTTTGGACAAATTTTGATTAA
- a CDS encoding DUF72 domain-containing protein has protein sequence MIRLGLTSFNEHDKLTGKKRSTLYEYAGYLPLVEMDTAYYGIPKQDSVREWTKSVPENFRFVMKVYSGISCQGEWAQYYQDEEEMVEAFLTSMAPMIESGKLFAFLIQFSGTFSCTKENVQYLEKIRQWFAGFPIAIELRNGSWYTAKYIKQTLSFMKNNQFSLVAVDEPQIPTNPVPFFPYVTNDQFVLFRFHGRNAAGWMANDKDWRKKRTLYRYNAEEIAELSEAVEKMAGEAKEVAVIFNNNSGGDAAGNLLEMKAALKLEYDNLNPKQMGLF, from the coding sequence ATGATACGATTAGGTTTGACTTCTTTTAATGAACATGATAAATTAACCGGAAAAAAGCGTTCCACTTTATATGAATATGCGGGCTATTTACCATTAGTTGAGATGGATACAGCTTATTATGGTATTCCTAAGCAGGATTCGGTTAGAGAATGGACAAAATCAGTACCTGAGAATTTTCGATTTGTCATGAAAGTATATAGCGGTATCAGTTGTCAAGGTGAATGGGCACAGTATTACCAAGATGAAGAAGAAATGGTTGAAGCATTTCTAACGAGTATGGCACCAATGATTGAAAGCGGAAAGCTGTTTGCTTTTCTGATTCAATTTTCTGGAACATTTAGCTGCACAAAGGAAAATGTTCAATACCTTGAAAAAATTCGTCAGTGGTTTGCTGGATTTCCAATTGCTATCGAATTGCGAAATGGTTCATGGTATACGGCAAAGTACATCAAACAAACGCTATCATTTATGAAAAATAATCAATTTTCATTAGTTGCAGTCGATGAACCACAGATTCCGACAAATCCTGTTCCCTTTTTTCCTTACGTCACAAATGATCAATTTGTTTTGTTTCGATTCCATGGTCGTAATGCTGCTGGGTGGATGGCAAATGACAAAGATTGGCGCAAGAAACGCACGTTGTACCGTTATAATGCAGAAGAAATTGCGGAATTAAGTGAAGCTGTCGAAAAAATGGCGGGCGAAGCTAAAGAAGTTGCTGTGATCTTCAATAACAATTCTGGTGGAGATGCGGCAGGTAATTTACTTGAAATGAAAGCCGCACTTAAGCTGGAGTATGACAATTTAAATCCCAAACAAATGGGCCTATTTTAA
- a CDS encoding helix-turn-helix domain-containing protein, with protein MRIKGAIIRTARKQKRLSQVTLAAGICTQGTVSNIENKNVCDSLEILDAICKRLNLSLESVLDDNDEKKLISLLNHVEELCNTFRHKEAHSLLKEKSINVADFQNKELEVRWFYFMGITNLLGYNNTTDSLFYFYRADELGDSNSVYAILSVNSLGIVYEMANELDKAQVYYEKSIDMLQKMTIKMPIEATKIFFNTAKFYSLIKEYDTAFDLATQGMTLNQSYQSLYMLDLLAYEAAFNDYMRSTHLTTPDFSSAKVFASFNHNQSLLDVIENDEKTLSR; from the coding sequence ATGAGAATCAAAGGAGCCATAATCCGCACAGCAAGAAAACAAAAAAGGTTATCTCAGGTTACATTAGCCGCTGGAATTTGTACTCAAGGGACTGTTAGTAATATCGAAAATAAAAATGTATGCGACAGTCTTGAAATCCTTGATGCCATCTGCAAAAGATTAAACCTCAGTCTCGAAAGTGTACTGGATGATAATGATGAAAAGAAACTAATATCTTTACTAAATCATGTAGAAGAATTGTGTAATACCTTTAGACACAAAGAAGCTCATTCACTTTTAAAAGAAAAATCGATCAATGTTGCTGATTTCCAAAATAAAGAATTAGAAGTTCGCTGGTTTTATTTTATGGGGATCACGAATTTATTAGGCTATAATAATACAACTGACAGCTTATTTTATTTTTATAGAGCCGACGAACTCGGTGATTCAAATTCTGTTTACGCGATTCTTTCTGTCAATAGTTTAGGCATCGTTTATGAAATGGCTAATGAACTAGATAAGGCTCAGGTTTATTATGAGAAATCCATTGATATGCTGCAAAAAATGACAATCAAAATGCCCATTGAAGCAACCAAGATATTTTTCAATACGGCAAAGTTTTACTCGTTGATCAAAGAATACGACACAGCATTTGACTTAGCTACACAAGGCATGACTTTAAACCAATCTTATCAATCTTTGTATATGCTGGACTTGTTAGCATATGAAGCAGCATTCAACGATTATATGCGCTCTACACACTTAACAACACCCGATTTTAGCAGTGCTAAAGTTTTTGCCTCATTTAATCACAATCAAAGTTTATTAGATGTGATCGAAAATGATGAAAAAACTCTTTCTCGTTAA
- a CDS encoding ABC transporter ATP-binding protein encodes MIELFNVSKNYGTKQALKELSLTIKPGEIFGFLGHNGAGKSTTIKSLVSIIQPSSGSIKVDSLELSENRQAIKQKIAYVPDTPDIFLQLTAGEYWDLISAAYGLEETQKQTRLSELASLFDMLSHQDETLASFSHGMRQKTIIIGALLPDPDIWILDEPLQGLDPQAAFDLKEMMKAHAAKGKTVIFSTHALDTAEQLCDQLAILKKGELIYNGSVADLLAQSPNESLESIYLKMAGRQSDMQLLERIEGDLDE; translated from the coding sequence ATGATCGAGTTGTTTAATGTCAGTAAAAATTATGGAACAAAACAAGCGTTGAAGGAATTGAGCTTAACCATTAAGCCGGGAGAAATTTTTGGTTTTCTTGGGCATAATGGGGCAGGTAAATCAACAACCATCAAAAGTCTAGTAAGTATCATTCAGCCTTCTAGTGGTTCAATCAAGGTTGACAGTTTGGAATTATCAGAAAATCGGCAAGCCATCAAGCAAAAAATTGCCTACGTGCCGGACACTCCTGATATCTTTTTACAGTTAACAGCAGGAGAATACTGGGATTTGATCAGTGCCGCTTATGGACTTGAAGAGACACAAAAACAAACACGCTTAAGTGAGTTGGCTTCTTTGTTTGATATGTTGAGTCATCAAGATGAAACGTTGGCAAGTTTTTCTCATGGTATGCGCCAAAAAACGATCATTATTGGGGCCTTATTGCCTGATCCTGATATTTGGATTTTAGACGAGCCTTTACAAGGGTTGGATCCCCAAGCTGCATTTGATTTGAAAGAAATGATGAAGGCTCATGCTGCCAAAGGGAAAACTGTCATTTTCTCAACCCATGCGTTAGATACCGCAGAACAACTGTGTGATCAATTAGCGATTCTAAAGAAAGGTGAACTCATCTACAACGGTTCTGTTGCTGACTTATTAGCGCAATCACCAAATGAATCTTTAGAATCCATCTACTTGAAGATGGCTGGTCGGCAATCGGATATGCAATTATTAGAACGTATTGAAGGTGATCTGGATGAATAA
- a CDS encoding lytic polysaccharide monooxygenase, with product MKKTMLKTVLTLGLLAGGLSVSTTVTHAHGYVSSPGSRAYFGSTQGGKINKNVGRAKWEPQSIEATKNTFTPGKLASAGVSGFEPLDVQTTDRWYKSDITTGPLAINWTLTARHRTSTWDYYMTKQGWNQNQPLDIKNFDLIGRVDDKATIPEASVNHTITVPSDRKGYHVIYAVWNVYDTTNAFYQAIDVNVK from the coding sequence ATGAAGAAAACAATGCTCAAAACAGTCCTTACCCTTGGTTTATTAGCAGGAGGTTTATCCGTTTCAACTACTGTTACACACGCTCACGGATACGTTTCATCACCTGGAAGTCGTGCCTATTTTGGTAGTACTCAAGGTGGCAAAATAAATAAAAATGTTGGACGTGCTAAGTGGGAACCTCAAAGTATTGAGGCAACAAAAAATACATTCACTCCAGGAAAATTAGCTAGTGCAGGCGTTAGCGGATTTGAACCATTAGATGTTCAGACAACAGATCGTTGGTACAAATCAGACATCACAACAGGACCACTTGCTATCAATTGGACCTTGACTGCTCGTCACAGAACTTCTACATGGGATTACTATATGACCAAACAAGGCTGGAATCAAAATCAACCGTTGGATATTAAAAACTTTGATTTGATTGGTCGTGTTGATGATAAAGCCACGATTCCTGAAGCTTCTGTTAATCACACAATTACCGTTCCTAGCGATCGCAAAGGCTATCATGTCATTTACGCTGTTTGGAATGTTTATGACACAACAAATGCCTTCTATCAAGCAATTGATGTCAACGTCAAATAA
- a CDS encoding HAD family hydrolase, which translates to MKIDNPFEKAEAFHEKFDNRKPKIPTPFSAKQASDRAGFKTEELVEFLYGSANNDPAVFKELVEQLKVSVDQAEEKVLSKQKQVTDPLVEQVDALIDLLYFTYGSFSLLGVDPTDVFSIVHEANMGKIFPDGKPHYHPVTHKVMKPDNWEADFAPEPKIKAELERQKNAAEMN; encoded by the coding sequence ATGAAAATCGATAATCCATTTGAAAAAGCAGAAGCATTTCACGAGAAATTTGATAATCGAAAACCGAAAATTCCAACGCCGTTTTCTGCTAAGCAAGCATCAGATAGAGCGGGTTTTAAAACGGAAGAGTTAGTTGAGTTTTTGTATGGATCGGCGAACAATGATCCAGCAGTTTTTAAAGAATTAGTAGAGCAGCTAAAAGTATCAGTCGATCAGGCTGAGGAAAAAGTTCTGAGCAAACAAAAGCAAGTAACTGATCCTTTAGTAGAACAAGTTGACGCATTGATCGATCTATTGTATTTTACATACGGTTCGTTTTCATTGCTGGGCGTCGATCCAACTGACGTTTTTTCGATTGTTCATGAAGCAAACATGGGAAAAATTTTCCCAGATGGTAAACCACATTATCATCCCGTCACCCATAAAGTGATGAAGCCAGATAACTGGGAGGCAGATTTTGCACCGGAGCCAAAGATCAAAGCTGAATTAGAACGTCAGAAAAACGCTGCTGAAATGAACTGA